A single genomic interval of Microbacterium oleivorans harbors:
- a CDS encoding amidohydrolase, with the protein MSLVRGDVVDVIADVRLTGPGRTDPFGAELVDVHVAREIIVDIAPAGALPRRGAVLEGSGGWLLPGLWDHHVHTVQWALAARRVVLEGAASAAEAAALMGATPAGDDGRRVGSGFRDALWVDRPDLPLLDAATGDVPTYLINSDVHSVWLNSAALRREGMWAADGVLREEPAFEISRRLNALDVDLADAAVMEAARAASARGVVGIVDLDMAWNAGAWDRRVSRGFDAVRVSFGVYASSLERAIEAGLQTGDAIDAGRLVRMGPFKVITDGSLGTRTAACSHHYPGRTGDFGVMTVPPEELTALMHRATGAGISCAVHAIGDVANSHALDAFAATGATGTIEHAQLVAHADIPRFARLGVAASIQPAHAVDDRDMADEFWAGQTAIAYPLRELADAGANLLFGSDAPVAPLDPWATMAAAVFRTGDGRGPWRPHQRLDAATALAASTAHGSHAGTALAPGAPSDLIVVDRDPLAATADGLRATVVAATLLGGRLTHVA; encoded by the coding sequence GTGAGTCTCGTGCGCGGCGATGTGGTCGACGTCATCGCGGACGTGCGTCTGACGGGACCCGGCCGCACCGATCCCTTCGGCGCGGAGCTGGTCGATGTGCACGTGGCGCGGGAGATCATCGTCGACATCGCGCCGGCCGGGGCTCTGCCGCGGCGCGGTGCGGTGCTCGAAGGATCCGGTGGATGGCTGCTGCCGGGCCTGTGGGATCACCACGTCCATACCGTGCAGTGGGCGCTGGCGGCGCGCCGGGTGGTGCTGGAAGGTGCCGCCTCGGCAGCGGAGGCCGCGGCCCTCATGGGGGCGACGCCCGCCGGGGACGACGGCCGGCGCGTCGGCTCGGGTTTCCGTGATGCGCTCTGGGTCGACCGGCCCGACCTCCCGTTGCTCGACGCCGCGACCGGTGACGTGCCGACGTATCTGATCAACTCCGACGTCCACAGCGTCTGGTTGAACTCCGCGGCGCTCCGGCGCGAAGGGATGTGGGCTGCCGACGGGGTTCTGCGAGAGGAACCCGCGTTCGAGATCTCGCGCCGCCTGAACGCGCTCGACGTCGATCTGGCCGACGCCGCGGTCATGGAGGCGGCACGGGCGGCATCCGCGCGCGGTGTCGTCGGCATCGTCGACCTCGACATGGCCTGGAACGCCGGGGCCTGGGATCGCCGGGTCTCCCGCGGTTTCGACGCGGTCCGCGTCTCGTTCGGGGTCTACGCGAGCTCTCTCGAGCGCGCGATCGAGGCCGGTCTCCAGACGGGGGACGCCATCGATGCCGGCCGGCTGGTGCGCATGGGTCCGTTCAAGGTGATCACCGACGGCTCGCTCGGCACCCGCACCGCCGCGTGCTCCCACCACTACCCGGGGAGGACCGGCGACTTCGGCGTGATGACCGTCCCGCCCGAGGAGCTCACCGCCCTCATGCATCGGGCGACCGGCGCCGGCATCTCGTGCGCCGTGCACGCGATCGGGGACGTCGCGAACAGTCACGCACTCGACGCGTTCGCCGCGACGGGGGCGACGGGCACCATCGAGCACGCGCAGCTGGTCGCTCACGCCGACATCCCGAGGTTTGCGCGGCTCGGGGTCGCTGCCAGCATTCAGCCCGCGCACGCCGTCGACGACCGCGACATGGCCGACGAGTTCTGGGCGGGCCAGACCGCCATCGCCTACCCGCTCCGGGAACTCGCGGATGCCGGTGCGAATTTGCTGTTCGGTTCCGACGCCCCGGTCGCCCCCCTTGATCCGTGGGCGACGATGGCGGCCGCCGTCTTCCGCACCGGCGACGGACGCGGACCGTGGCGACCGCACCAGCGTCTGGATGCCGCGACAGCTCTGGCGGCATCGACCGCGCACGGATCACACGCCGGTACGGCACTGGCACCCGGGGCCCCGTCCGACCTGATCGTGGTCGATCGAGACCCACTGGCGGCTACCGCCGACGGCCTCCGCGCCACGGTCGTGGCCGCGACGCTCCTCGGCGGACGGCTGACGCACGTCGCGTGA
- a CDS encoding Fpg/Nei family DNA glycosylase, protein MPEGHSVHRIARQFDRNVVGRRVHASSPQGRFAEGATVLDGREAVEARAVGKQMFLSFDGDVWLRVHLGMYGAWDFAGEIVADPTIASANGRMGQTNQRGTQLDAVYDSAGENSLSSIGAPRRSRGRVRMSEQTTGLGGDAADEAEWPPPVVGQVRLRLLTDVTCADLRGPTACQLQTPDEVEATIAKLGPDPLVDDPAAGEERFTAVVRRKPTPIGLLLMDQAVVSGIGNVYRAEMLFRARLNPHTPGREVPEETVRGLWRDWVRLLAIGVETGQMMTMDDLDPEAWRRAMAHRDDRHWVYHRAGLPCRVCGTAIVLEDMASRKLYWCPSCQR, encoded by the coding sequence ATGCCCGAGGGGCATTCCGTCCACCGCATCGCCCGGCAGTTCGATCGGAACGTCGTGGGACGGCGCGTCCACGCGTCGAGCCCGCAGGGCCGGTTCGCCGAGGGCGCGACGGTGTTGGACGGCCGTGAGGCGGTCGAGGCGCGAGCGGTCGGCAAGCAGATGTTCCTCTCTTTCGACGGCGACGTGTGGCTGCGCGTGCACCTGGGCATGTACGGGGCGTGGGACTTCGCCGGTGAGATCGTCGCCGACCCCACGATCGCCTCCGCGAACGGGCGGATGGGCCAGACGAATCAGCGCGGGACCCAGCTCGATGCCGTGTACGACAGCGCGGGCGAGAACTCGCTCAGCTCGATCGGCGCACCTCGTCGCTCTCGCGGGCGGGTGCGCATGAGCGAGCAGACGACGGGCCTCGGAGGCGACGCGGCCGACGAGGCGGAGTGGCCGCCGCCGGTGGTCGGACAGGTTCGGCTGCGCCTGCTCACCGACGTGACCTGCGCGGATCTCCGCGGGCCCACGGCGTGCCAACTGCAGACGCCCGATGAGGTCGAGGCGACCATCGCGAAGCTCGGGCCCGACCCCCTCGTCGACGACCCCGCCGCGGGGGAGGAGCGGTTCACGGCCGTGGTGCGCCGCAAGCCCACGCCGATCGGACTGCTCCTCATGGATCAGGCAGTCGTCAGTGGCATCGGCAACGTGTACCGGGCGGAGATGCTCTTCCGCGCGCGTCTGAATCCCCACACGCCAGGGCGCGAGGTGCCGGAGGAGACGGTCCGCGGGCTCTGGCGCGACTGGGTGCGCCTGCTGGCCATCGGCGTCGAGACCGGTCAGATGATGACGATGGACGACCTCGACCCCGAGGCCTGGCGGCGGGCGATGGCCCACCGCGACGACCGCCACTGGGTCTACCACCGCGCGGGTCTGCCGTGCCGGGTGTGCGGCACGGCGATCGTCCTCGAAGACATGGCGTCCCGCAAGCTCTACTGGTGCCCCAGCTGTCAGAGGTGA
- a CDS encoding FMN-binding negative transcriptional regulator: MRQNPSFAMTDVAELRRVIDDNPWVTLVGTGEAGLVASHYAVLLDGDRDDLTIVGHVGRPDDAILGLGERELLVVVQGPHGYVSPSWYGDAAAVPTWNFVSVHLSGVPEILEPEENLRVLDRLVDRFESSFAQPRGMWSPPNDEDFVRRLERGTVGFRLTPTRVDAKRKLSQNRTDDVVDTIIERVEAGASPYVDPRLGAEMRRAHEALRSARRASS; this comes from the coding sequence ATGAGACAGAATCCGAGCTTCGCGATGACCGACGTCGCCGAACTGCGCCGCGTCATCGACGACAACCCGTGGGTCACCCTCGTCGGCACCGGTGAGGCAGGTCTGGTCGCCTCGCACTATGCGGTGCTGCTCGACGGCGACCGCGACGACCTCACGATCGTCGGACACGTCGGTCGGCCCGACGACGCTATCCTCGGGCTCGGTGAGCGGGAGCTCTTGGTGGTGGTGCAGGGTCCCCACGGCTACGTCTCCCCGAGCTGGTACGGCGATGCGGCGGCGGTTCCCACCTGGAACTTCGTGTCGGTGCACCTCTCGGGCGTCCCCGAGATCCTTGAGCCCGAGGAGAACCTCAGGGTGCTCGACCGACTCGTCGATCGTTTCGAGTCGTCGTTCGCTCAGCCCCGCGGCATGTGGTCGCCGCCGAACGACGAGGACTTCGTCCGACGTCTCGAACGCGGAACCGTCGGGTTCCGGCTCACGCCGACGCGGGTGGATGCGAAGCGCAAACTCAGCCAGAACCGCACCGATGACGTGGTCGACACCATCATCGAGCGGGTCGAGGCGGGCGCGTCACCGTACGTCGATCCCCGGCTCGGGGCCGAGATGCGGCGGGCGCACGAGGCGTTGCGCTCTGCGCGCCGGGCGTCCTCGTGA
- a CDS encoding ribose-5-phosphate isomerase — protein sequence MRIHIATDHAGLEFSTQLQHHLAEAGHDVVDHGPIEYDALDDYPAFCIRAAQAVVRDQQAGIETLGVVFGGSGNGEQIAANKVHGVRAALVWNLATAELAREHNDANVIAVGARQHTFEEAVSFIDRFVETPFSGEERHARRIAQLAAYEADGSLLPDPREAGGGLASPLPASDSFDPEVG from the coding sequence ATGCGCATCCACATCGCGACCGACCACGCCGGTCTCGAGTTCTCCACCCAGCTCCAGCACCACCTCGCCGAGGCCGGCCACGACGTGGTCGATCACGGTCCGATCGAGTACGACGCGCTCGATGACTATCCGGCCTTCTGCATCCGCGCCGCCCAGGCGGTGGTGCGCGATCAGCAGGCGGGCATCGAGACCCTCGGCGTCGTGTTCGGCGGGTCGGGCAACGGTGAGCAGATCGCCGCGAACAAGGTGCACGGCGTGCGAGCCGCCCTCGTGTGGAACCTGGCGACCGCCGAGCTGGCGCGCGAGCACAACGACGCGAACGTGATCGCCGTCGGAGCCAGACAGCACACGTTCGAGGAGGCCGTGTCGTTCATCGACCGCTTCGTCGAGACACCGTTCAGCGGTGAGGAGCGTCACGCCCGCCGCATCGCGCAGCTCGCCGCGTACGAGGCCGACGGCAGTCTGCTGCCGGATCCCCGCGAGGCGGGCGGAGGCCTCGCGTCGCCGCTTCCCGCGAGCGACTCGTTCGACCCGGAAGTGGGCTGA